Proteins from one Streptomyces genisteinicus genomic window:
- a CDS encoding DUF4244 domain-containing protein, with product MWKAILQTLTRPVRPRFVRRTGRRTRARSLAVALRRDRGMTTSEYAMGTIAACAFAAVLYKVITSGAVSGALESVIGKALDAQF from the coding sequence ATGTGGAAAGCGATCCTTCAGACCCTCACCCGCCCGGTCCGGCCCCGCTTCGTACGCCGGACCGGGCGTCGGACCCGTGCCCGCTCGCTGGCCGTCGCGCTGCGGCGGGACAGGGGGATGACCACGTCCGAGTACGCGATGGGCACCATCGCCGCCTGCGCGTTCGCCGCGGTTCTCTACAAGGTGATCACCAGCGGAGCCGTCTCCGGAGCACTGGAATCGGTGATCGGCAAGGCGCTCGATGCCCAGTTCTGA
- a CDS encoding type II secretion system F family protein translates to MAAAAGTDGGGAVRLGETVCAAAACAGAAAWLVTADGRERRRAALLLAGPAQPLSRDRLHGSLLGLARRHTEWLCLLPAALLALLAGSVVPAVLGVLAVPLVRRRLRARQREREKRRRAAEVVALCGAITGELRAGSQPGAALRLGARATDALGGGESAVLAAARFGGDVPETLRAASQQPGAEGLAGMAACWQVAVGSGAGLADGLDRLEAALRSAVDQQDELRAQLAGAWSTVTLLALLPLAGLGLGAALGADPLEVLFHTPAGLACLAIGGVLETAGVLWSGRIVRAGSAA, encoded by the coding sequence ATGGCAGCCGCTGCGGGCACTGATGGGGGAGGCGCTGTGAGGCTCGGCGAGACGGTCTGCGCCGCCGCGGCCTGCGCGGGTGCGGCCGCCTGGCTGGTGACGGCGGACGGCCGGGAGCGGCGCCGGGCCGCGCTCCTGCTGGCGGGGCCCGCGCAGCCGCTCTCCCGGGACCGGCTGCACGGGAGCCTCCTCGGCCTGGCACGGAGGCACACGGAGTGGCTCTGCCTGCTCCCCGCAGCGCTGCTCGCGCTGCTGGCGGGCTCCGTGGTGCCGGCCGTCCTCGGAGTGCTCGCGGTGCCGCTCGTGCGACGGCGTCTGCGCGCACGGCAGCGGGAGCGGGAGAAGCGGCGCAGGGCGGCCGAGGTCGTGGCCCTGTGCGGCGCGATCACGGGCGAGCTGCGGGCCGGGTCGCAGCCCGGAGCGGCGCTGCGGCTCGGAGCCCGCGCCACGGACGCGCTCGGCGGGGGCGAGTCCGCCGTGCTGGCGGCCGCCCGCTTCGGAGGCGACGTGCCCGAGACGCTGCGTGCGGCATCCCAGCAACCCGGGGCGGAAGGGCTGGCGGGGATGGCCGCCTGCTGGCAGGTGGCGGTCGGCAGCGGAGCCGGGCTCGCCGACGGACTGGACCGGCTCGAGGCGGCCCTGCGGTCGGCGGTCGACCAGCAGGACGAACTGCGGGCGCAGTTGGCGGGCGCGTGGTCGACCGTGACGCTGCTCGCGCTGCTCCCGCTCGCCGGTCTCGGACTCGGTGCCGCACTCGGAGCGGATCCGCTGGAGGTGCTGTTCCACACTCCCGCCGGTCTGGCCTGCCTGGCCATCGGAGGAGTGCTGGAGACCGCGGGCGTCCTGTGGTCCGGGCGGATCGTACGAGCGGGGTCGGCGGCATGA
- a CDS encoding TadA family conjugal transfer-associated ATPase gives MSAGLLEAVRQRLAESGAEPTPARVAAALRAQGRLLGDAEVLGGTEELRGELVGAGPLEPLLADPSVTDVLVSAPDRVWVDRGGGLELTAVTFPDAASVRRLAQRLAAVAERRLDDARPWVDARLPDGTRMHAVIPPVAVGSTCLSLRVVRPRAFSPAELVRAGTVPPGGDRILRALVAARLSFLISGGTGSGKTTLLSSLLGLVGERERIVLAEDSAELRPDHPHVVRLESRAANQEGSGRVTLRDLVRQALRMRPDRLVVGEVRGEEVADLLAALNTGHQGGCGTVHANTAADVPARLEALGTAAGLDRAALHSQLAAALDVVVHVARDAAGRRRIAEMHVLERDASGLVVTVPALRWGAETFMPGPGWQPLRALMGEAL, from the coding sequence ATGAGCGCGGGACTCCTGGAGGCTGTACGGCAGCGGCTGGCGGAGAGCGGCGCGGAGCCGACCCCCGCGCGCGTGGCGGCCGCGCTCCGCGCCCAGGGCAGACTGCTGGGCGACGCCGAAGTGCTCGGCGGCACGGAGGAGTTGCGGGGCGAACTCGTGGGTGCCGGTCCGCTGGAGCCGCTGCTCGCCGACCCCTCCGTCACCGATGTGCTCGTGTCCGCGCCGGACCGGGTGTGGGTGGACCGGGGCGGAGGACTCGAACTCACGGCCGTGACCTTCCCCGACGCCGCGTCCGTGCGCCGGCTCGCACAGCGTCTCGCGGCCGTCGCCGAGCGCCGGCTCGACGACGCGCGGCCGTGGGTCGACGCCCGGCTGCCCGACGGCACCCGGATGCACGCGGTGATCCCGCCGGTCGCAGTCGGCTCCACGTGCCTGTCCCTGAGGGTGGTGAGACCCCGGGCCTTCTCGCCGGCCGAGCTCGTCCGGGCCGGGACCGTGCCGCCGGGCGGCGACCGGATCCTGCGCGCTCTGGTGGCTGCGAGGCTCTCCTTCCTGATCAGCGGCGGCACGGGGTCGGGGAAGACCACTCTGCTGAGCAGCCTGCTGGGACTGGTGGGGGAGCGGGAGCGCATCGTCCTCGCGGAGGACTCCGCCGAACTCAGGCCCGACCACCCTCATGTGGTGCGGCTCGAGTCGCGCGCGGCCAACCAGGAGGGTTCGGGCCGGGTGACCCTGCGGGATCTGGTCAGACAGGCACTGCGGATGCGGCCCGACCGGCTGGTCGTCGGTGAGGTGCGCGGCGAAGAGGTGGCGGACCTGCTTGCCGCGCTGAACACCGGGCACCAGGGCGGGTGCGGAACCGTGCATGCCAACACCGCGGCCGACGTCCCCGCCAGGCTGGAAGCCCTGGGTACTGCCGCGGGCCTCGACCGGGCGGCCCTGCACAGTCAGCTGGCCGCAGCGCTCGACGTCGTGGTCCATGTCGCGCGCGATGCCGCCGGGCGGCGCCGGATCGCCGAGATGCACGTGCTGGAGCGGGACGCGAGCGGGCTGGTGGTGACCGTCCCGGCACTCCGCTGGGGTGCCGAGACCTTCATGCCGGGCCCGGGATGGCAGCCGCTGCGGGCACTGATGGGGGAGGCGCTGTGA
- a CDS encoding oxidoreductase, translated as MSTNASPADPLATLGALPGVTDSVDSVRQAVDRVYGHRVMRRRSAEITSEAALRGARASAALSGADWALEEVRRRTDFSGEPEARTVGAALRLAAEAGQLLSIWRQSPLRVLARLHLVAAGGAAEDVSVGRPRLAGETVDEPLIEAPLPGADEVAGRLDGLAGLVIGGTAAPALVSAAVVHGELLALRPFVSCNGLIARTAERIVLIGSGLDPKAICPAEVGHAEQGRAAYVAAFEGYLSGTPEGMAAWIAFCGRSVGLGVRESTAVCEALQRGAA; from the coding sequence ATGAGTACGAACGCCTCGCCGGCCGATCCGCTCGCCACCCTCGGTGCGCTGCCCGGGGTCACCGACTCCGTCGACTCCGTGCGCCAGGCCGTGGACCGCGTCTACGGGCACCGGGTCATGCGCCGGCGCAGCGCGGAGATCACCTCGGAGGCCGCGCTGCGCGGAGCCCGGGCCTCCGCCGCGCTGTCCGGGGCCGACTGGGCCCTCGAAGAGGTGCGGCGGCGCACCGACTTCAGCGGTGAGCCCGAGGCGCGCACCGTCGGTGCGGCCCTGCGGCTCGCCGCGGAGGCCGGTCAGCTTCTCTCGATCTGGCGCCAGTCCCCGCTGCGGGTGCTCGCGCGTCTGCATCTGGTCGCCGCCGGGGGTGCCGCGGAGGACGTGTCCGTGGGCCGCCCCCGCCTTGCCGGGGAGACGGTGGACGAGCCGCTGATCGAGGCCCCCCTCCCGGGTGCGGACGAGGTGGCGGGCAGGCTGGACGGGCTCGCCGGTCTGGTCATCGGCGGCACCGCGGCGCCCGCCCTGGTGTCGGCCGCTGTGGTGCACGGGGAACTGCTGGCCCTGCGGCCCTTCGTCTCGTGCAACGGTCTGATCGCGAGGACGGCCGAGCGGATCGTGCTCATCGGCAGCGGGCTCGACCCGAAGGCGATCTGCCCCGCGGAGGTCGGTCACGCCGAGCAGGGGCGCGCCGCCTATGTCGCCGCGTTCGAGGGGTATCTCTCGGGCACGCCGGAGGGGATGGCGGCCTGGATCGCGTTCTGTGGCCGGTCCGTCGGGCTCGGCGTCAGGGAGTCGACCGCCGTGTGCGAGGCGCTCCAGCGCGGCGCCGCCTGA
- a CDS encoding ATP-binding protein — protein sequence MKIAFVGKGGSGKTTLSSLFIRHLAANEAPVVAVDADINQHLGAALGLDEAAAADLPALGAHLPLIKDYLRGTNPRITSSATMIKTTPPGEGSRLLRVQEDNPVYAACARTVSLDDGEIRLMATGPFTESDLGVACYHSKVGAVELCLNHLVDGPDEYVVVDMTAGSDSFASGMFTRFDMTFLVAEPTLKGVSVYRQYKDYARDYGVALKVVGNKVQGPDDLHFLREEVGDDLLVAVGHSDWVRAMEKGRPARFEQLEAGNRMALQALQDAAEDSYADRDWARYTSQMVHFHLKNAESWGNERTGADLAAQVDPSFVLGEHAPVPQPG from the coding sequence ATGAAGATCGCTTTCGTAGGGAAGGGCGGCAGCGGGAAGACCACGCTGTCCTCACTTTTCATCCGCCACCTGGCCGCCAACGAGGCCCCCGTCGTCGCGGTGGACGCCGACATCAACCAGCATCTGGGGGCCGCTCTCGGCCTCGACGAGGCGGCGGCCGCCGATCTGCCCGCTCTCGGCGCACACCTGCCGCTGATCAAGGACTACCTCCGCGGGACGAACCCCCGGATCACCTCGTCCGCGACCATGATCAAGACCACTCCGCCCGGCGAGGGGTCCCGTCTGCTCCGGGTGCAGGAGGACAACCCCGTGTACGCGGCCTGCGCGCGAACGGTGAGCCTCGACGACGGCGAGATCCGGCTGATGGCGACCGGCCCCTTCACCGAGTCGGACCTCGGCGTCGCCTGCTACCACTCGAAGGTCGGCGCCGTCGAGCTCTGCCTGAACCACCTCGTGGACGGCCCGGACGAGTACGTCGTCGTGGACATGACGGCCGGCTCCGACTCGTTCGCCTCGGGCATGTTCACCCGGTTCGACATGACGTTCCTGGTCGCGGAACCCACTCTCAAGGGAGTGTCCGTCTACCGGCAGTACAAGGACTACGCACGCGATTACGGCGTGGCGCTGAAGGTCGTCGGCAACAAGGTGCAGGGTCCCGACGATCTCCACTTCCTCCGCGAGGAGGTGGGGGACGACCTGCTCGTCGCCGTGGGGCACTCCGACTGGGTGCGCGCCATGGAGAAGGGGCGTCCCGCCCGCTTCGAGCAGCTGGAGGCCGGCAACCGCATGGCCCTCCAAGCGCTCCAGGACGCCGCCGAGGACTCCTACGCCGACCGGGACTGGGCGCGCTACACCAGCCAGATGGTCCACTTCCACCTGAAGAACGCCGAGAGCTGGGGAAACGAGCGGACCGGCGCGGATCTGGCCGCCCAGGTCGACCCCTCTTTCGTCCTGGGAGAGCACGCCCCCGTGCCGCAGCCCGGCTGA
- the ssd gene encoding septum site-determining protein Ssd — protein MAGSITSPRGQSTGGRRDGPLIVTEDVALLDDLLRLCAAAGAEPEVHHAVPERRDAWEGAPLILVGDDAAHRCRGAGRRSGVLLVGRDQDDPEVWRRAVEIGADGVLCLPDAETWLVDRIADVVEGVDRPALTVGVIGGRGGAGASTLACALAVTAARDGRRTMLVDGDPLGGGLDVLLGGEHAEGRRWPDFAASKGRVAGGALEESLPQLHSLRVLSWDRGDSVVVPPEAMRSVLAAARRRGGVVVVDLPRRVDDGVAEALAQLDLGLLVVPGELRAVAAANRVASAVGMVLGDLRVVVRGPYAPGLDERWVAGALGLPLVGELPVDTGLLEAQGEGSPPGAVGRSPLARFCTAFWEKAFAGEARP, from the coding sequence GTGGCCGGATCCATCACATCGCCGCGTGGCCAGTCGACCGGGGGACGCCGGGACGGGCCCCTGATCGTGACCGAAGACGTCGCGCTCCTGGACGACCTGCTGCGCCTGTGCGCGGCCGCCGGTGCGGAGCCGGAGGTGCACCATGCGGTGCCCGAGCGGCGGGACGCCTGGGAGGGGGCACCCCTGATCCTCGTGGGCGACGACGCCGCACACCGCTGCCGGGGAGCCGGACGCCGCAGCGGCGTGCTGCTCGTGGGCCGGGACCAGGACGACCCCGAGGTCTGGCGGCGGGCCGTGGAGATCGGGGCCGACGGCGTCCTGTGCCTCCCCGACGCCGAGACCTGGCTCGTCGACCGCATCGCGGACGTCGTCGAGGGTGTCGACCGGCCGGCGCTGACCGTCGGGGTGATCGGCGGCCGGGGCGGCGCCGGGGCGTCGACGCTCGCCTGTGCGCTCGCCGTCACAGCGGCGCGCGACGGGCGGCGCACCATGCTCGTCGACGGGGATCCGCTCGGCGGCGGCCTGGACGTGCTGCTCGGCGGCGAGCATGCGGAAGGACGCCGATGGCCGGATTTCGCCGCCTCGAAGGGCAGGGTCGCCGGTGGAGCACTGGAGGAGTCCCTGCCGCAACTCCACTCCCTGCGGGTACTCAGCTGGGACCGGGGAGACTCGGTCGTGGTGCCGCCCGAGGCCATGCGCTCCGTGCTGGCCGCCGCCCGGCGCCGCGGCGGTGTGGTCGTCGTCGACCTGCCGCGCCGTGTGGACGACGGCGTCGCCGAGGCGCTCGCCCAACTCGACCTGGGGCTGCTCGTGGTGCCGGGCGAACTGCGGGCGGTCGCCGCCGCGAACAGGGTCGCATCGGCCGTGGGCATGGTCCTCGGCGACCTGCGCGTGGTGGTGCGCGGCCCGTACGCGCCCGGCCTGGACGAGCGCTGGGTCGCCGGCGCGCTCGGGCTGCCGCTCGTGGGTGAACTCCCCGTGGACACGGGGCTGCTCGAGGCCCAGGGGGAGGGATCCCCGCCCGGCGCCGTCGGCCGCAGCCCCCTGGCCCGCTTCTGCACGGCCTTCTGGGAGAAGGCCTTCGCCGGGGAGGCCCGGCCATGA
- a CDS encoding HAD family hydrolase — translation MAGAYALPVENHSLPRTAAFFDLDKTVIAKSSTLTFSKSFYQGGLISRRAALRTAYTQFVFLAGGADHDQMERMREYLSALCKGWNVQQVREIVAETLHDLIDPIIYDEAASLIEEHHTAGRDVVIVSTSGAEVVEPIGEMLGADRVVATRMVVGDDGCFTGEIAYYAYGPTKAEAVKELAESEGYDLTRCYAYSDSATDIPMLSSVGHPYAVNPDRALRREAALRDWPVLVFNRPVRLKQRLPAFSMPPRPALVAAAAVGAAAATAGLVWYASRRRGAARAARLAGAAPAAIPPVRFARV, via the coding sequence ATGGCGGGCGCATATGCTCTGCCCGTGGAAAACCACTCCTTGCCGCGCACGGCAGCCTTCTTCGACCTGGACAAGACGGTCATTGCGAAGTCCTCGACCCTGACCTTCAGCAAGTCCTTCTACCAAGGCGGGCTGATCAGCCGCCGCGCCGCGCTGCGCACCGCCTATACACAGTTCGTCTTTCTGGCCGGCGGCGCCGATCACGACCAGATGGAGCGGATGCGCGAGTACCTGTCGGCGCTCTGCAAGGGCTGGAACGTGCAGCAGGTGCGGGAGATCGTCGCCGAGACCCTGCACGACCTGATCGACCCGATCATCTACGACGAGGCCGCGTCCCTCATCGAGGAGCACCACACGGCCGGCCGGGACGTGGTCATCGTCTCCACGTCGGGCGCCGAAGTGGTGGAGCCCATCGGCGAGATGCTCGGCGCGGACCGCGTCGTGGCCACCCGGATGGTCGTCGGCGACGACGGCTGCTTCACCGGGGAGATCGCGTACTACGCCTACGGCCCGACCAAGGCGGAAGCCGTCAAGGAACTGGCCGAGTCCGAGGGGTACGACCTCACCCGCTGCTACGCGTACAGCGACTCGGCGACGGACATCCCGATGCTCTCGTCGGTGGGCCACCCGTACGCGGTCAACCCCGACCGGGCGCTGCGTCGCGAGGCAGCGCTCCGGGACTGGCCGGTTCTCGTCTTCAACCGTCCGGTGCGGCTCAAGCAGCGGCTCCCCGCGTTCTCCATGCCGCCGCGGCCGGCGCTGGTGGCCGCGGCGGCCGTCGGCGCCGCGGCGGCCACGGCGGGCCTGGTCTGGTACGCCAGCCGCCGGCGAGGCGCCGCCAGGGCGGCCCGGCTCGCGGGGGCCGCACCGGCGGCGATCCCTCCGGTCCGGTTCGCCCGCGTTTGA
- a CDS encoding TadE family type IV pilus minor pilin yields the protein MPSSDGAPTGAAGRGDRGSVTAEAAVALPALVVFCMALVWALMAAAAQIQCVDAARAGARAAARSEPVPAAVAAARSAAPAGARVTLVRDGDLWRVAVEARAPGPGALALTLGARAAALAEDSVGREPPGTAHVAAPGAARGGRTP from the coding sequence ATGCCCAGTTCTGACGGCGCTCCCACCGGGGCTGCGGGCCGCGGTGACCGAGGCTCGGTCACCGCGGAGGCGGCCGTCGCCCTGCCCGCCCTGGTCGTGTTCTGCATGGCCCTGGTGTGGGCCCTCATGGCGGCTGCGGCGCAGATCCAGTGCGTGGACGCCGCGCGGGCGGGTGCCCGGGCCGCCGCGCGTTCGGAACCGGTGCCGGCCGCCGTGGCCGCCGCACGGTCGGCCGCACCGGCCGGCGCCCGCGTCACCCTCGTCAGGGACGGTGACCTGTGGCGCGTGGCGGTGGAGGCGCGGGCCCCGGGGCCGGGCGCTCTCGCGCTGACGCTCGGCGCCCGCGCGGCCGCGCTCGCCGAGGACAGCGTCGGGCGGGAGCCCCCGGGGACGGCGCATGTCGCCGCACCCGGTGCGGCACGGGGAGGGAGGACGCCGTGA
- a CDS encoding type II secretion system F family protein, whose amino-acid sequence MPLGVVAMCWTLLGGALGAAVAVVAGAGVRHWLRREGRAVGSGAGTGPGAEDGRTGAEAIRQLPLAADLLAACVSAGAGPREAAEAVGISLGGPVGERLKAMAAQLRLGREPAEAWAWFARTPGAAPLARCLERADTTGAPAAEPMARLAERYRADRARRVTAHGRRAQVLITAPVGLCFLPAFLAVGVAPVVIGLAGGLLAGR is encoded by the coding sequence GTGCCGCTCGGGGTCGTGGCGATGTGCTGGACGCTCCTCGGCGGAGCGCTCGGTGCGGCCGTGGCGGTCGTGGCGGGCGCGGGGGTTCGGCACTGGCTCCGCCGGGAGGGCCGGGCGGTCGGCTCGGGCGCCGGGACCGGTCCCGGCGCCGAAGACGGCCGGACCGGGGCGGAGGCGATACGCCAACTCCCGCTGGCTGCAGACCTGCTGGCCGCCTGTGTCTCCGCGGGTGCGGGCCCGCGCGAGGCCGCCGAAGCCGTCGGCATCTCCCTGGGCGGCCCTGTCGGGGAGCGCCTGAAGGCCATGGCGGCGCAACTGCGGCTGGGACGCGAACCGGCCGAGGCCTGGGCCTGGTTCGCCCGTACGCCGGGCGCGGCACCGCTCGCCCGCTGCCTGGAGCGCGCCGACACGACCGGTGCCCCGGCCGCGGAGCCGATGGCGCGCCTCGCCGAACGGTACCGGGCGGACCGTGCCCGACGGGTCACCGCCCACGGCCGCCGTGCGCAAGTGCTGATCACGGCCCCCGTGGGGCTCTGCTTCCTGCCCGCCTTCCTCGCGGTGGGCGTGGCGCCGGTGGTGATCGGACTCGCCGGAGGTCTGCTGGCCGGCCGGTGA